In Bacillus rossius redtenbacheri isolate Brsri chromosome 11, Brsri_v3, whole genome shotgun sequence, the DNA window ATCCAGTGTTTGTGTTTCGTTGCAATGCGTGTATGTGGATTATTAAGTATTTACAGTAAAACGTAAGTACTGCTTTAATTTTCCAAAGTGGAATATTTGCATTCAGAGGTGGCGGAATTTGttgctaataattagagacctgaaaaaatcgcgatcGCGATAAACTCGAAAAATAACGCGAGTTGTAATGTTTTGAAGTTAAAAgcgatttcataattttttcagacTTTTTCACGAATTTCTACGAATTTTGCATGAATTTGTGCATTTTCACGTCTTTCCCATCTCAGAATACAACACCAAAACCACCCGATATCGTCACGTACCAAGCTTAGCTGAAAAACTACACGTTGTGCATCGAAACAGCGTTACGTATGCCTATTTTAACCACTGCTGATTTTCATAACCTCCTTTAAAATGTCCGGGAAGGTTGCTGTCTTTTGATAAGTAAATTCAAACATATTCTGTTTGAATTTTTATACtcttaagttttaaatttaaaaggtaaaccaattacaaaacagaatctctgtaaaatcttatttaaacatttggtttcggttcagttttttttaattatatgcagtcaaataaaattgcaaataaaagtaaaataacctcgctttttgttgcaaattttgcgaaaaataacaccgcttttaagaaaaaataaccactcttttttcaggtctctatataatAATGTATGCATTGACAAAACACATTTCTTTGCGTTGTTTGGCGTTCAGTTTCCTTGCAAAGGTCGTATCCCTATGCCTaagcaaaattaaatacttttccaACAAATAAGTTACCTTATTTACCCGTGTAAACGCCCCAttctaaacttaaaatattttagagagaaaatttttaatgttcttttgtttactCTGGAAGGCACAGTACTCCATCAAACTGCGTGCGCACATACATTTCACTAGTCAGTAATTTTGTGAACATAATTCTTTTATTGATAGCCTCAttgataaacgtaataaattgaaATAGTGATAATAGGCGGGAGAAAATAGCTATCACGTGCGTGCGCTTGTCCCGTTCCTGGGTAAACATACTGTATTTCTTTTGTACAAATTGTAAACACAACTTTGCAATTTTCGTGCCTTGTAGCTTccagaaattatataaaatttactatCTTGCAATATTATGTGgtttgttgaaacatttttttgtccgTCACCCGATGTCTGGGACATCGAGGTCTGAGATATATAGGGTTTACTGTATACCTGACAATACCTGCTACAGATATTAACATTTTGGCCAAAAAGAATAAAGATTACACTACATATTTGTTAGAGACATAGTATGAAGCATTCACACGAGTAAATATGGTAATGAAAAATTGAAGTTACCTaatagtaattttataatttttagggaCTTGAAATGGCTCGTCGGGTGAGAGGGAAAATTTCGTTTCAAACGGATTGGAAAGTAGAATTCCCTTGGGTTGAAGACATCAAGGATGATCGTCACTCTGCTAGGTGTGCAGTCTGTGGGACTACTTTTTCCATTACTTCCATGGGAAGAACAGCTCTTACAAGCCATGCCAGTGGAAACAAGCATAAGAAAAATGTGAGTAGTGTAGATAAGACAGCGCCAATTCAAATTTGGGCTACTACATCTGCCCCTGAAACATCTAAAGCATCTGAACCTTCACCTTTACCATCTTCATCTGTAATTCAACCTTCGTCAGCTGCTGTTATTCCTGGTGCGAGTATGAATCTACCTGCTGAAGATTCGTTAATCCCGAAATCTGCTTCTACAACCCGCTGTTTGGATAATTTTCTTCTTAAAGACGATGTGACTCGTGCCGAAGCTTTGTGGTGTCTTGAAACGGTGATGAATCATAACTCCTTACGCAGCGCTGCTAGTAGCGTAAACATGTTCAAGCGAATGTTTCCCAACGATCGTGTTGCAAACAATATGAAACTTCAAAAAGATAAAATTTCATATGTCATAGTTTATGGACTTGCTCCTTATTTTTATGATAAGTTGAAAAGTGTTTTGAAAGAGTGTGAACATTTCGTGTTGGGTTTTGATGAGAGTGTGAACAAAATTGCACAGAAACAACAGATGGACTTGTCTGTCAGAATTTGGGACTCAAATGTAAATAAAGTTATGTGTAGGTATGTAACATCCATCTTTTTGAATCACGCTACAGCTGAAGATCTCTTACAAGCCATGAAAACTGGCTTGGAAGGATTTGACATGATGAAGATTATCCAATTATCAATGGATGGTCCTAACGTAAATTTCAAAGTACTTAGGCTTTTACAGCAAGACAGCAGATCTGACCCAGAATCCCCACAGTTACTAGATATTGGTTCTTGTGGTTTACACACAGTGCACAATGCCTTTAAGACAGGCATCAAGAAATCTGGTTGGGAGATAATTGAGTTTCTTAGAGCCCTTTACAATTTGTTTAAAGAGGCTCCAAGTCGACGAGGAGACTATACAGAGGCTTCAAACTCACACGTGTTTCCTTTGAGGGTTTGCTCAATTCGTTGGATTGAAAATGGCAAAGTAGCGAGGAGAGCAATGGAAATATTGCCACTTGTTGAAAAATATGTCAACATAGTCAAAACCACAGCAAAGGAACCATCTTGTAATAGCTTTTCTGTTGTATGTAAAGCCCTGCAAGACAAACTCCTGCAAGCGAAAATAGCTTTCTTTGAGGCATTGGCAAGTGACGTTGAACCATTTTTGGTAGAATTCCAGTCTGATTCTCCAATGGCACCATTTCTTTTCGATAGTTTGACATTTATTGTAATGACTGCTATGAAAAGAATTGTGAAAACCGAGATTATTGAGAAAACTCCTCTTCACAAAATTGATGTTTTCAAACAGAATGCAGATAAGACTTTTGTAAATCTCAAGGATGTGAAACATGTTGAGCTTGGTTACAGTACCCGTGCAGCACTAAGGAAGTGTAAGAATGCCTCtgagaaagatattttaattttcagaaaagaGTGTCGGAATGTCCTGCAATTTTTTGTGAGTAACCTGTTGCTGAAGTCTCCTCTGAAGTATTCTCTTACCAAGGCTCTTACTTTTTTGAACCCTTATCATATTTCTTCCAAAGATAGTTGTGTAAAACAACTTACTACTGCTCTTGACCACCTCCTTACGGCCAATCTTCTGCCAGCTAGCACTGTTGAAAGGGCTGATAGAGAGTACAGGTTTCTTTGCTCGCAATCAAATGTCATTGAAGAAATGAAAACCTACTCTAAGTCTGAAACTCGCTTGGATACCTTCTGGGTGCAGCTTATAGAAGGAAAGAAGGAATATGAGAACCTCTTTAAAGTAGTCAAACTACTTTTAATTTTGTCTCACGGCAGTGCTAACATCGAAcgaggattttcagtgaacaaAGAAATTTTAGTCGAAAATCTGAAAGAACCATCACTCATAGCCCAGCGTCGTATTTTTGATTTTGTTAGTAATGAGCCGGGTGGACTGATGAAGCTAGACATTCCTAAAGCCATGATTCATGCAGTGAGGAATGCTTATTCCATGTACAGTGAGGCACTTGCAGAGCAGCAGTGtgcaaataagaaaattttcaaGCTAGCGGAAGAAAGAAAACGTGCAGCTACTGAGATCAAACAGCTTGAGGCGAAGAAACTCATGTTGCTTGAGGATGTACAGCGTGCAGTATCTGCCATCGATGAGAAGGTGAAAGATCTTAAAAAATAGTATAGGGCTGTGTATTGCATGACACTATACAGTTAAACTTCTCACAGTTTTGTACTAGTGTGACTATGGACCAAACAAGCTGCAAGACAATTACTATCGAACCAGGACAAATGAAAAATTCCaatgttttaataatgaatttgAAGTTCCAACATTTCCAGTGAGAAGGTAGGCCTGCATATGTCTTTGATGTTTATAGCATCTTTAGATGATCATTTTGTTAAAATGCTTTTTCTCATTACATACAGTagtaatttagtaatttattgcATTTGTTCAATTTTGCATGTACTATCATGATTTTGGGGTAAAATTTTATCGCGTATGATTTACATGTATTCTTTTCATTTTTGACATGTACAGGAATGTACAGGAATTGTACAGGAATTTTTTCTGATCATTTCCCTAGACACCCTGCATAAGCTTgataaaatattgacagtaaaaaggTAGAATTTTCAGATCTTGAAATAGGTGTCTACAGGATGATGATGGTTTCGAAAATGATATTAGTCGAACACTTTCTATTCCTACTAATTAAAACCGCTATGTTGTCATTAAGGGAATACAGTATAAAACATATAGTCACAtcaatataaaatataagaaCAGGCCTAGAGTTTTTGAACATTTTCTTACAGTCATTGCACACCTATAGCCATGGACCAAATTTTATGGTAGTTGATCAGTCTGGTATATTAACTGGTGTtaccaaatttatatttttttcctcttc includes these proteins:
- the LOC134536625 gene encoding uncharacterized protein LOC134536625, giving the protein MARRVRGKISFQTDWKVEFPWVEDIKDDRHSARCAVCGTTFSITSMGRTALTSHASGNKHKKNVSSVDKTAPIQIWATTSAPETSKASEPSPLPSSSVIQPSSAAVIPGASMNLPAEDSLIPKSASTTRCLDNFLLKDDVTRAEALWCLETVMNHNSLRSAASSVNMFKRMFPNDRVANNMKLQKDKISYVIVYGLAPYFYDKLKSVLKECEHFVLGFDESVNKIAQKQQMDLSVRIWDSNVNKVMCRYVTSIFLNHATAEDLLQAMKTGLEGFDMMKIIQLSMDGPNVNFKVLRLLQQDSRSDPESPQLLDIGSCGLHTVHNAFKTGIKKSGWEIIEFLRALYNLFKEAPSRRGDYTEASNSHVFPLRVCSIRWIENGKVARRAMEILPLVEKYVNIVKTTAKEPSCNSFSVVCKALQDKLLQAKIAFFEALASDVEPFLVEFQSDSPMAPFLFDSLTFIVMTAMKRIVKTEIIEKTPLHKIDVFKQNADKTFVNLKDVKHVELGYSTRAALRKCKNASEKDILIFRKECRNVLQFFVSNLLLKSPLKYSLTKALTFLNPYHISSKDSCVKQLTTALDHLLTANLLPASTVERADREYRFLCSQSNVIEEMKTYSKSETRLDTFWVQLIEGKKEYENLFKVVKLLLILSHGSANIERGFSVNKEILVENLKEPSLIAQRRIFDFVSNEPGGLMKLDIPKAMIHAVRNAYSMYSEALAEQQCANKKIFKLAEERKRAATEIKQLEAKKLMLLEDVQRAVSAIDEKVKDLKK